In Haloarcula salinisoli, one genomic interval encodes:
- a CDS encoding winged helix-turn-helix domain-containing protein, producing MVRDPVADEETPTLTTVLDALDDEDCRSIVSVLAEPMTANEISEASGVPLSTTYRKLELLTDSSLLYEGVEVRSDGQHASRYAIDFEEVVIALDEAREFEVDIAHRARSPDQRLENLWSEIRKET from the coding sequence ATGGTCCGGGACCCCGTGGCCGACGAGGAGACGCCGACACTGACGACGGTGCTCGACGCGCTGGACGACGAGGACTGTCGGTCGATCGTCAGCGTGCTGGCGGAACCGATGACCGCAAACGAGATATCGGAGGCAAGCGGGGTCCCGCTCTCGACGACCTACCGGAAGCTGGAACTGCTCACGGACTCCTCGTTGCTGTACGAGGGCGTCGAGGTCCGGTCGGACGGCCAGCACGCCAGCCGCTACGCTATCGACTTCGAGGAGGTCGTCATCGCGCTGGACGAGGCTCGCGAGTTCGAGGTCGATATCGCTCACCGGGCCCGGTCGCCGGACCAGCGCCTGGAGAACCTCTGGTCGGAAATTCGAAAGGAGACCTAA
- a CDS encoding DUF7521 family protein, with amino-acid sequence MASLSTIFLVAAKTLTLACGVVVTTLTHRAYRRTGSTAMRVLSVGIGLVTAGAVLAGSLNQLAGVPLVVSTTVESIFTAAGFLVMTYSLYSDRLAGT; translated from the coding sequence ATGGCCTCGCTCAGTACGATCTTCCTGGTGGCGGCCAAGACACTCACCCTCGCCTGTGGGGTGGTGGTGACGACGCTGACGCATAGAGCGTACAGACGTACCGGCTCGACGGCGATGCGGGTCCTCTCGGTGGGTATCGGGCTGGTCACCGCCGGCGCGGTGCTGGCGGGAAGCCTGAACCAGCTCGCGGGGGTCCCCCTCGTGGTGAGCACCACTGTCGAGAGCATCTTCACGGCGGCCGGGTTCCTGGTGATGACCTACTCGCTGTACTCGGACCGCCTGGCTGGCACCTGA
- a CDS encoding glutamyl-tRNA reductase, with protein MAVQDEPESTGVATARDRLDREAAAVRTEQLEQALSKLREEGDLTDEQRAAVEALSERLVDGLLAAPRAGLCDSADRAAAARTVLELFD; from the coding sequence ATGGCAGTACAGGACGAGCCGGAGTCGACCGGCGTGGCGACGGCGCGAGATCGGCTGGACCGCGAAGCAGCGGCGGTCAGGACCGAGCAACTGGAGCAGGCACTGTCAAAGCTGCGGGAAGAGGGCGACCTCACCGACGAGCAACGGGCCGCCGTCGAGGCGTTGAGCGAGCGCCTCGTCGACGGGCTGCTCGCGGCCCCGAGGGCAGGGCTGTGCGATTCCGCCGACAGGGCCGCGGCGGCCCGGACCGTACT
- a CDS encoding DUF7521 family protein yields the protein MVHIPSSQIGIVVAKTLILVLGGLITYFSYKTYRRTGAAQHWWLTLGFGVITVGAILGGALDLVAEMYFAEDLLYTSVFISSSMTAVGLGVILYSLYAR from the coding sequence ATGGTACACATCCCAAGCTCGCAGATTGGTATCGTTGTCGCGAAGACGCTCATCCTCGTCCTGGGCGGGCTGATTACGTACTTCTCGTATAAGACCTACAGACGGACCGGCGCTGCACAGCACTGGTGGCTCACGCTGGGGTTCGGTGTCATCACCGTCGGCGCGATACTCGGAGGGGCGCTCGACCTGGTCGCGGAGATGTACTTCGCCGAGGACCTGCTCTACACCAGCGTCTTCATCTCCAGTTCAATGACCGCAGTGGGTCTCGGCGTCATCCTCTACTCGCTGTACGCGCGCTAG
- a CDS encoding Htur_1727 family rSAM-partnered candidate RiPP yields MDTLETVDAPRGDTTREWEVFCRETESEPLTHVGSVSAPTAAVARDQAATLFGHAATALWLCPADETVRVQEQALGVGETTAAEPDDSESAPTMDEDRMNAETLRGEAE; encoded by the coding sequence ATGGACACGCTGGAAACCGTCGACGCCCCGCGCGGAGACACCACTCGCGAGTGGGAAGTATTCTGCCGCGAGACCGAATCGGAGCCGCTCACCCACGTCGGCAGCGTGAGCGCACCGACGGCCGCCGTCGCCAGGGACCAGGCCGCGACGCTGTTCGGGCACGCGGCCACAGCGCTGTGGCTGTGCCCGGCCGACGAGACGGTCCGGGTCCAGGAGCAGGCGCTTGGCGTCGGTGAGACAACGGCAGCCGAGCCGGACGACAGTGAGTCGGCACCTACGATGGATGAAGACCGGATGAACGCCGAGACGCTGCGGGGTGAAGCCGAATGA